A segment of the Pirellulales bacterium genome:
CATTTCTTCCAATCCCGCGCCGTCATGGTGGTTGGAGGCAAAAATTCAAATTTTTCCGCGAAATTCGCAGATTTTGCCGCGAGTGAGGATTGAAATTTTAGCCGCGTGCGATTAAATCAGCACTTCCGCCAATTGGTCGGACGAATTGTTCCTTTACTCACGCACCCGCAAGGAGGGTCCTGATTTATGGGGAAAGTAGCCGTGTCAAACGCAAAAAAAGCGCCGTCAAAAAGTGAAGTTCTCGCCAACATTTCTGAGGCCACTGGTGTCGCCAAGAAAGAAGTCAGTGCCGTGCTCGAAGCCTTGGGCAACGAAATCAAGAAGTCGATGAGCGGCAAAGGCTCTGGAATGTTCGCCATTCCAGGTCTGGTGAAAATCGAAAAGAAAAAGGTTCCGGCCCGCCCAGCTCGCAAAGGCGTACCTAACCCGTTCAAGCCCGGCGAGCTAATGGATGTGGCCGCCAAACCGGCCAGCACCAAAATTAAGGTTCGCGCTTTGAAGCAACTGAAGGCCATGGCCTAGTACAGTTCGGTAGACAGCGTGCGAAGGCGGAACGGTTCGATTCCAGCCGGGCTGTCCGTAGCCCGGCACTTTCCGACCGACTACCCAGCACGAACCACTGCCGATTTCACGGCCGCTTGCGCGTGTGAGTTGCGATCTGCCATTAAGTTCGCAACCTCCCGCACAAGCGGCTGTTTTTTGCGCGCACATCGGCAGTTTCTTCAGCCACCACTTGGCATCATACCCGCATATCCGCTTTCTCCTCCGCCACGGCACAGACGGGGGCAAAGAGCACCGAGTGTTCGCCTCTCAGGCTGAAAATTGGCCATCATACTTTCCACATAATTTCCACTTGAATTGGGCCACGGGAAAAAATCGGCTCGGGAAATCTCGGGATATTTTTTTCAAATCGCTCTCTGCGCGGAAAAACACGATCGGAAATTAACCCCCATCAGAAGTACACCCATTAGAAGGGCAAATGGGCCGGTTCGTTGCGGAATGAAACGAGCATGCGATTGGCTGCGCACTTCTTGCGGAGGCGCTAATCGTCCGCTGACCAAAAGAT
Coding sequences within it:
- a CDS encoding HU family DNA-binding protein produces the protein MSNAKKAPSKSEVLANISEATGVAKKEVSAVLEALGNEIKKSMSGKGSGMFAIPGLVKIEKKKVPARPARKGVPNPFKPGELMDVAAKPASTKIKVRALKQLKAMA